In the genome of Notamacropus eugenii isolate mMacEug1 chromosome 5, mMacEug1.pri_v2, whole genome shotgun sequence, one region contains:
- the FAM43B gene encoding LOW QUALITY PROTEIN: protein FAM43B (The sequence of the model RefSeq protein was modified relative to this genomic sequence to represent the inferred CDS: deleted 5 bases in 4 codons), which translates to MSRGRGGSAGGRGNPPASEGKDAAGEKVQIKKGRPPREVKRRSQKGPGSRSRRSARHHRASTRPARKLERPASARIRNPQAGPCPESETLPPAPRGTSGPAPLGRAARTRSSPAAAATMLPWRRSKFVLVEDETKRKGKSLSPRLAYTSLLSTFLRSCPDLLPDWPLERLGRVFRSRRQKVELNKEDPTYTVWYLGNAVTLHAKGDGCTDDAVGKIWARSGPAGGTKMKLTLGPHGIRMQPCERTGSSGARRPAHAYLLPRITYCAADRRHPRVFAWVYRHQARHKAVVLRCHAVLLARAHKARALARLLRQTALAAFTDFKRLQRQSDARHVRQQHLRAAAGAAAASVPRAPLRRLLNAKCAYRPPAAERARGAPRLSSIQEEDEEQEQEQEQEQEEGAPGKEQEKPDWERDVEHREALGPRGERPEVLSLARELRTCSLRGSAAATPRGPTPRPSPQGLLAGPKTPGLGFCCTAAPSQPPAPPPGPVCCRGVLVGAWWLT; encoded by the exons atgagtagggggaggggaggctctGCGGGAGGAAGGGGGAATCCCCCTGCGAGTGAGGGCAAGGATGCTGCAGGAGAGAAGGTCCAGATCAAAAAAGGGAGACCCCCTCGAGAGGTCAAAAGGAGATCACAAAAAGGGCCGGGAAG CAGAAGCCGCCGCTCTGCCAGGCACCACCGGGCATCTACGCGGCCGGCCAGGAAGCTCGAGAGGCCAGCCTCAGCGCGTATACGGAATCCGCAGGCTgggccttgcccagagtcagagacTCTGCCCCCGGCCCCTCGGGGCACCTCGGGGCCGGCTCCCCTGGGCAGGGCGGCCCGGACCCGCTCATCGCCAGCAGCCGCCGCCACAATGCTGCCTTGGAGACGGAGCAAGTTCGTGTTGGTGGAGGATGAGACCAAGCGCAAGGGGAAAAGCCTGAGTCCCCGGCTTGCCTACACATCGCTGCTCTCCACCTTCCTGCGCTCCTGCCCGGACCTGCTGCCCGACTGGCCCCTGGAGCGCTTGGGGAGGGTCTTCCGCAGCAGGCGCCAAAAAGTGGAGCTCAACAAGGAGGAC CCCACTTACACCGTATGGTACCTGGGCAACGCCGTCACCCTGCACGCTAAAGGCGACGGCTGCACGGATGACGCCGTGGGCAAGATCTGGGCGCGGAGCGGGCCGGCGGGGGGCACCAAGATGAAGCTGACGCTGGGA CCCCACGGCATCCGCATGCAGCCCTGCGAGCGCACCGGGAGCTCCGGGGCGCGGCGGCCGGCGCACGCCTACCTGCTGCCGCGCATCACCTACTGCGCCGCGGACCGCCGCCACCCGCGCGTCTTCGCCTGGGTGTATCGCCACCAGGCGCGCCACAAGGCCGTGGTTCTGCGCTGCCACGCCGTGCTGCTGGCGCGGGCGCACAAGGCGAGGGCCCTGGCGCGCCTGCTGCGCCAGACGGCGCTGGCCGCCTTCACC GACTTCAAGCGGCTGCAGAGGCAGAGCGACGCTCGCCACGTGCGCCAGCAACACCTCCGGGCGGCCGCGGGGGCCGCCGCCGCCTCGGTGCCCCGAGCGCCCCTACGCCGCCTTCTCAACGCCAAGTGCGCCTACCGGCCGCCGGCCGCGGAGCGC GCCCGCGGAGCACCTCGCCTCAGCAGCATccaggaggaggatgaggagcaggagcaggagcaggagcaggagcaggaggaagGGGCCCCTGGGAAGGAGCAGGAAAAGCCTGATTGGGAGCGAGACGTAGAGCACCGGGAGGCCCTGGGCCCGCGGGGCGAGCGCCCCGAAGTGCTCAGCTTGGCCCGGGAGCTGAGGACGTGCAGTCTGAGGGGCTCCGCAGCCGCCACTCCCCGGGGCCCCACCCCCCGCCCCTCCCCACAAGGGCTACTTGCTGGCCCTAAAACGCCCGGCCTTGGATTCTGCTGCACAGCAGCCCCTTCCCAGCCCCCTGCCCCCCCACCAGGCCCTGTGTGTTGTAGGGGGGTGTTAGTTGGTGCCTGGTGGCTAACGTAG